The Streptomyces sp. NBC_01275 genome has a segment encoding these proteins:
- a CDS encoding GMC oxidoreductase: MSQDAYDYDYDVIVVGSGFGGSVTALRLTEKGYRVGVLEAGRRFTPGTLPKNSWDLRNYLWAPKLGMYGIQRIHLLGNVMVLAGAGVGGGSLNYANTLYVPPKPFFEDPQWRDITDWQEELTPYYDQARRMLGVRLNPTMTPSDVHLKAAAERMGVGSTFHMAPVGVFFGDGEDADGAAKARPGEQVPDPYFGGAGPARKACTECGECMTGCRHGAKNTLNENYLHLAEKAGAVVHPMTTVVSLTDDSRGGYAVATLPTDGRRKAEGRTFTARRVVLAAGTYGTQTLLHRMKSGGQLPYLSEKLGELTRTNSEALVGSQTTDRRYRKATGKARVDFTRGVAITSSVHPDESTHIEPVRYGRGSNSMGGLSILQVPYAEGSSRVGGWLANAARHPLLVLRSLSNRRWSERTIIGLVMQSLDNSLTTYLKPTGVGKGLLTARQGHGAPNPKQIRAASEAASAIAADINGFAGSNVGELMGTPLTAHFLGGCPIGASHETGVIDPYHRLYGHPGISVVDGAAVSANLGVNPSLTITAQAERAMSYWPNKGEADPRPDPGAAYRRLKPVEPCDPAVPADAFGALKLPFLGIPAVPPKRG; this comes from the coding sequence GTGTCCCAGGACGCATACGACTACGACTACGACGTCATCGTCGTCGGTTCGGGCTTCGGCGGTTCCGTCACCGCCCTGCGCCTGACGGAGAAGGGCTACCGGGTCGGGGTCCTGGAGGCGGGACGCCGTTTCACCCCCGGCACGCTCCCCAAGAACTCCTGGGACCTCAGGAACTACCTCTGGGCCCCCAAGCTCGGCATGTACGGCATCCAGCGCATCCATCTGCTGGGCAACGTCATGGTCCTCGCCGGCGCGGGCGTGGGCGGCGGCTCCCTCAACTACGCCAACACCCTCTACGTACCGCCGAAGCCGTTCTTCGAGGACCCGCAGTGGCGGGACATCACGGACTGGCAGGAGGAGCTGACGCCGTACTACGACCAGGCCCGGCGCATGCTGGGCGTGCGGCTCAACCCGACGATGACCCCGTCCGACGTGCATCTGAAGGCGGCGGCCGAGCGGATGGGCGTCGGGAGCACCTTCCACATGGCGCCGGTCGGCGTGTTCTTCGGCGACGGCGAGGACGCGGACGGCGCGGCGAAGGCGAGGCCGGGGGAGCAGGTGCCCGACCCCTACTTCGGGGGCGCGGGCCCGGCCCGCAAGGCCTGCACCGAGTGCGGCGAGTGCATGACGGGCTGCCGGCACGGCGCGAAGAACACCCTCAACGAGAACTATCTCCACCTCGCCGAGAAGGCGGGCGCGGTCGTCCACCCCATGACGACGGTGGTGTCGCTCACGGACGACTCGCGCGGCGGGTACGCGGTCGCCACCCTCCCCACCGACGGCCGCCGCAAGGCCGAGGGACGTACCTTCACGGCCCGCCGCGTCGTCCTCGCCGCCGGCACCTACGGCACCCAGACCCTGCTGCACCGTATGAAGTCCGGCGGGCAACTGCCGTATCTCTCGGAGAAGCTGGGCGAGCTGACCCGTACCAACTCCGAGGCCCTGGTCGGCTCCCAGACCACCGACCGGCGCTACCGCAAGGCGACCGGGAAGGCGCGGGTCGACTTCACGCGCGGAGTCGCCATCACCTCCTCCGTCCACCCGGACGAGTCCACCCACATCGAGCCGGTCCGCTACGGCCGGGGCTCGAACTCGATGGGCGGCCTGTCGATCCTCCAGGTCCCTTACGCCGAGGGCTCGTCGAGGGTCGGCGGCTGGCTGGCGAACGCGGCCCGCCACCCCCTCCTCGTCCTGCGCTCGCTCTCCAACCGCCGCTGGTCGGAGCGGACCATCATCGGCCTGGTGATGCAGTCCCTGGACAACTCGCTGACGACGTATCTGAAGCCGACCGGCGTCGGCAAGGGGCTGCTGACGGCACGTCAGGGCCATGGCGCCCCCAACCCCAAGCAGATCAGGGCCGCTTCGGAGGCCGCCTCCGCCATCGCCGCCGACATCAACGGCTTCGCCGGCTCCAACGTGGGCGAGCTGATGGGCACCCCGCTGACCGCCCACTTCCTCGGCGGCTGCCCGATCGGCGCCTCACACGAGACGGGCGTGATCGACCCGTACCACCGGCTGTACGGCCATCCCGGCATCTCGGTCGTCGACGGCGCGGCGGTCTCCGCGAACCTGGGCGTGAACCCCTCGCTCACCATCACCGCCCAGGCCGAGCGGGCGATGTCGTACTGGCCGAACAAGGGCGAGGCGGACCCGCGCCCCGACCCGGGAGCGGCGTACCGGCGGCTGAAGCCGGTGGAGCCGTGCGACCCCGCGGTGCCCGCGGACGCGTTCGGCGCGCTGAAGCTGCCGTTCCTGGGGATCCCGGCGGTGCCGCCCAAGCGGGGGTGA
- a CDS encoding succinic semialdehyde dehydrogenase has product MTDSQAPEKTGTNPLAPAPTGVRTAADVVTPQLVAQLTKGVVGSGRTANHTPFTGEKLADLPESTPDDVREAFAAARVAQAVWERTPVRERAAVLLRFHDLILARQAEVLDLIQLETGKARLHAHEEVQAVAVAARHYGRKAPAYLRPKRHAGAMPTLTKVTELRHPRGVVGQIAPWNYPLELSVGDAIPAFAAGNAVVMKPDTETCLTALWARDLLIEAGLPAGVFQVVLGEGPVIGPEVVKHADYVSFTGSTRTGREVAQGAAARLVGVSLELGGKNAMLVLADADIEKAAAGAVRACFSSAGQLCISIERLYVHESIADVFVERFAARTKGMRLGNSLAYGADMGSLVGERQLETVTRHVDEAVEKGAKVVAGGVARPDIGPYFYEPTILDGVTEPMSVCTEETFGPVVSIYRFKTEDEAIELANATPYGLNSSVWTKDGRRGREVAARVRAGTVNVNEGYASAYGSVQSPMGGMKDSGLGRRHGSEGILKYTEAQTVAQQRLLPMAPSLGMSDEKYAEFMTRSLRAMKAFRLR; this is encoded by the coding sequence ATGACGGACTCGCAGGCCCCGGAAAAGACCGGCACCAACCCGCTCGCCCCAGCCCCCACCGGCGTCCGCACGGCCGCCGACGTGGTCACCCCCCAGCTCGTCGCCCAGCTGACCAAGGGCGTCGTCGGCTCCGGCCGGACCGCGAACCACACGCCGTTCACCGGCGAGAAGCTCGCCGACCTGCCCGAGTCCACCCCCGACGACGTGCGCGAGGCCTTCGCGGCGGCCCGCGTCGCGCAGGCCGTGTGGGAGCGGACGCCCGTACGGGAGCGCGCCGCCGTGCTGCTGCGCTTCCACGACCTGATCCTGGCCCGCCAGGCCGAGGTCCTGGACCTGATCCAGCTGGAGACCGGCAAGGCGCGGCTGCACGCCCACGAGGAGGTGCAGGCCGTCGCCGTCGCGGCCCGCCACTACGGCCGCAAGGCCCCCGCCTACCTCCGCCCCAAGCGGCACGCCGGCGCGATGCCGACCCTGACGAAGGTCACCGAACTGCGCCACCCGCGCGGTGTCGTCGGCCAGATCGCCCCCTGGAACTACCCGCTGGAACTGTCGGTCGGCGACGCGATCCCCGCGTTCGCGGCAGGCAACGCGGTCGTCATGAAGCCGGACACGGAGACCTGCCTGACCGCCCTGTGGGCCCGCGACCTGCTCATCGAGGCCGGTCTGCCGGCCGGTGTCTTCCAGGTCGTCCTCGGCGAGGGCCCCGTCATCGGCCCGGAGGTCGTCAAGCACGCCGACTACGTCTCCTTCACCGGCTCCACCCGCACCGGCCGCGAGGTCGCCCAGGGCGCCGCCGCCCGGCTGGTCGGCGTCTCCCTCGAACTCGGCGGCAAGAACGCCATGTTGGTCCTCGCCGACGCCGACATAGAGAAGGCGGCCGCGGGCGCGGTCCGCGCCTGCTTCTCCTCCGCGGGCCAACTCTGCATCTCCATCGAGCGGTTGTACGTCCACGAGTCGATCGCGGACGTCTTCGTCGAGCGCTTCGCCGCCCGCACGAAGGGCATGCGGCTCGGCAACTCCCTCGCCTACGGCGCCGACATGGGCTCGCTGGTGGGCGAACGCCAGCTGGAGACGGTCACGCGGCATGTCGACGAGGCGGTCGAGAAGGGCGCCAAGGTGGTCGCGGGAGGGGTGGCCCGTCCCGACATCGGCCCCTACTTCTACGAGCCGACCATCCTCGACGGGGTCACCGAGCCCATGTCGGTGTGCACGGAGGAGACGTTCGGCCCGGTCGTCTCGATCTACCGCTTCAAGACCGAGGACGAGGCGATCGAGCTCGCCAACGCCACACCGTACGGCCTGAACTCGTCGGTCTGGACGAAGGACGGCCGCCGTGGCCGCGAGGTCGCCGCCCGCGTCCGCGCCGGCACCGTGAACGTCAACGAGGGGTACGCCTCCGCCTACGGCAGCGTCCAGTCGCCCATGGGCGGCATGAAGGACTCCGGCCTCGGCCGCCGCCACGGCTCCGAGGGCATCCTCAAGTACACCGAGGCCCAGACCGTCGCCCAGCAGCGCCTGCTCCCGATGGCCCCGTCCCTGGGAATGAGCGACGAGAAGTACGCGGAGTTCATGACCCGCAGCCTGAGGGCGATGAAGGCATTCCGGCTGCGCTAG